The following are encoded in a window of Haloarcula halophila genomic DNA:
- a CDS encoding ribbon-helix-helix protein, CopG family — translation MASESTEDVSITVELSGELDEWLDDRAARLGVSRDEVVRQLLSSYRAADDLGDDIALSPAGDGDDVVREEITATVDDRVNEQAERIIGDRLPDIADAVEGRIDADLSEVESEFDEKIDDVRDRVVQLKRELDQKAPKTHDHEAFEEIDQLDRELELLTDDLASFRDEVDASFADQNEEIADLADRLDDVEDKLKRVAWVVTDLREEQGGQGTHKRAVDRIKRAAAQEGISTASCESCDEQVDIALLTDPQCPHCETTVTDVRPDGGFLRKKARLVTASQLEAGETNE, via the coding sequence ATGGCCAGTGAGTCGACGGAGGACGTGAGTATCACCGTCGAGCTTTCGGGGGAACTCGACGAGTGGCTCGACGACCGGGCTGCCCGGCTCGGAGTCTCCCGAGACGAAGTGGTCCGCCAGCTCCTGTCGTCGTATCGGGCCGCCGACGACCTGGGTGACGACATCGCGTTGTCCCCGGCCGGCGACGGCGACGACGTGGTTCGAGAAGAGATCACTGCCACCGTCGACGACCGCGTCAACGAACAGGCGGAACGGATCATCGGCGACCGACTACCGGACATCGCAGACGCGGTCGAGGGGCGGATCGACGCCGATCTCTCCGAGGTCGAGTCGGAGTTCGACGAAAAGATCGACGACGTCCGTGATCGAGTTGTCCAGCTCAAACGCGAACTCGACCAGAAGGCACCGAAGACACACGATCATGAGGCATTCGAGGAGATCGACCAACTCGATCGTGAACTGGAGCTGCTGACCGACGACCTGGCGTCGTTTCGCGACGAGGTCGACGCGTCGTTCGCCGACCAGAACGAGGAGATAGCGGACCTCGCCGACCGCCTCGACGACGTGGAAGACAAGCTCAAGCGGGTCGCCTGGGTTGTCACCGATCTCCGAGAGGAACAGGGCGGCCAGGGCACCCACAAGCGGGCGGTCGACCGGATCAAACGCGCCGCTGCCCAGGAAGGGATCTCGACGGCCAGTTGTGAGAGCTGTGACGAACAGGTCGACATCGCGTTGCTGACCGACCCCCAGTGTCCTCACTGTGAGACGACCGTCACCGACGTTCGCCCCGACGGCGGCTTCCTCCGGAAGAAGGCACGATTGGTGACTGCGTCGCAACTCGAAGCGGGCGAGACGAATGAGTGA
- a CDS encoding DUF1611 domain-containing protein produces MRVALLTHEAFPDEAKTAVGLLRYGDHEVRAVVDREFAGRRVADVLDGVQDAPVVASMDDVPEVDALIIGIAPIGGRFEESWRPDVRAALERGCDVVSGLHDFLADDPEFADLAAEHGGQLRDLRRPPDDLTVAEGTAGGVDATVVTTVGTDCSTGKMTVSFELRDAARERGLDAAVVPTGQTGVAITGWGLSVDRVVADYAAGAVERLVQTPEEKDLLIVEGQGSIVHPAYSGVTTSILHGSAPDALVLCHEAGRGTINGYESFSIPPLPAVVDLYDRLAAPVSDATVVAGALNTRHLDDGAAEQAVAGYAEAIDAPACDPVRNGVADEVLDAVV; encoded by the coding sequence ATGCGAGTGGCCCTGCTCACACACGAGGCGTTCCCCGACGAGGCGAAGACCGCCGTCGGGCTGCTCAGGTACGGCGACCACGAGGTCCGTGCCGTCGTCGACCGGGAGTTCGCCGGTCGGCGCGTCGCGGATGTCCTCGACGGCGTCCAGGACGCCCCCGTCGTCGCGTCGATGGACGATGTCCCCGAGGTGGACGCGCTGATCATCGGCATCGCACCGATCGGCGGCCGCTTCGAGGAGTCCTGGCGGCCGGACGTCCGGGCCGCGCTCGAACGCGGCTGTGACGTGGTGTCGGGACTGCACGACTTCCTGGCCGACGATCCCGAGTTCGCCGACCTGGCGGCCGAACACGGCGGACAACTCCGGGACCTCCGTAGACCGCCCGACGATTTGACCGTCGCCGAGGGCACCGCTGGTGGGGTCGACGCCACGGTCGTCACCACGGTCGGGACCGACTGCTCGACGGGGAAGATGACCGTCTCCTTCGAGTTGCGCGACGCCGCCCGCGAGCGCGGGCTGGACGCCGCCGTCGTCCCGACCGGCCAGACCGGCGTCGCCATCACCGGCTGGGGACTGTCGGTCGACCGCGTCGTCGCCGACTACGCCGCCGGTGCCGTCGAGCGACTGGTCCAGACCCCCGAGGAGAAGGACCTGCTGATCGTCGAGGGGCAAGGATCGATCGTCCACCCCGCCTATTCGGGTGTAACAACGAGTATCCTCCACGGCTCGGCACCGGACGCGCTGGTCCTCTGTCACGAGGCCGGCCGCGGAACCATCAACGGCTACGAATCGTTTTCGATCCCGCCGCTGCCCGCCGTCGTCGATCTCTACGACCGGTTGGCCGCGCCGGTCTCGGACGCCACCGTGGTCGCCGGAGCGTTGAACACCCGACACCTCGACGACGGGGCTGCCGAGCAGGCCGTCGCGGGATACGCCGAGGCCATCGACGCGCCGGCGTGTGATCCGGTCCGGAACGGTGTCGCCGACGAGGTGCTGGACGCGGTGGTATGA
- a CDS encoding universal stress protein, which translates to MYDDILVATDGSSGTMETVEHAVSIARDNDAVVHGFYVVDKRQYRAADTDAKETVRQSLEEEGQVALDDVTVRAEEAGLEVSASMEEGIPDKAIVEYAEREGIDLIVMGTHGRTGRHRVSTLGSVTERVTESAPVPVLVVHIE; encoded by the coding sequence ATGTACGACGACATCCTCGTCGCCACCGACGGGAGTTCCGGGACGATGGAGACGGTCGAGCACGCGGTCTCGATCGCACGCGACAACGACGCCGTAGTACACGGCTTCTACGTCGTCGACAAACGCCAGTACCGGGCGGCCGACACAGACGCGAAGGAGACGGTCCGCCAGTCCCTCGAAGAGGAGGGGCAGGTCGCCCTCGACGACGTCACCGTCCGGGCCGAAGAGGCGGGCCTGGAGGTGTCGGCGTCGATGGAGGAGGGGATCCCGGACAAGGCTATCGTCGAGTACGCCGAGCGGGAGGGGATCGACCTGATCGTGATGGGGACCCACGGGCGGACCGGTCGCCACCGCGTCTCGACGCTGGGCAGCGTCACCGAGCGGGTCACCGAGAGCGCACCCGTTCCGGTGCTCGTGGTTCACATCGAGTGA
- a CDS encoding redoxin domain-containing protein — protein sequence MVETGDSAPNITATIANGEVEAFDLSEHLGDGPVVLAFFPGAFTPPCSNEMVALQNHIGDFEDAGATVLGVSADSAFSLNAFRDEHGLEFDLVSDMGRQAIQDYGLEIDIEDLGLLGVANRAVFVLDDDGTVSYTWTTDDPTVEPDYEELVEAVQDA from the coding sequence ATGGTAGAAACTGGTGATTCCGCCCCGAACATCACGGCAACGATCGCAAACGGCGAGGTCGAGGCGTTCGACCTCTCGGAGCACCTGGGCGACGGCCCGGTCGTGCTCGCCTTCTTCCCCGGCGCGTTCACACCGCCGTGTTCCAACGAGATGGTCGCACTGCAGAACCACATCGGCGACTTCGAGGACGCCGGTGCGACGGTGCTCGGTGTCAGTGCCGACTCGGCGTTCTCGCTGAACGCCTTCCGCGACGAACACGGCCTGGAGTTCGACCTGGTCAGTGACATGGGCCGCCAGGCGATCCAGGACTACGGGCTGGAGATCGACATCGAGGACCTCGGCCTGCTCGGCGTCGCCAACCGCGCCGTCTTCGTCCTCGACGACGACGGGACGGTGAGCTACACCTGGACGACCGACGATCCGACCGTCGAACCCGACTACGAGGAACTGGTCGAAGCGGTCCAGGACGCCTGA
- a CDS encoding dipeptide epimerase, which translates to MNWTVRLYDLPLATPFGIARGTSATSETVVVELERDDVTGVGGVAPSPYYDETATSVAELLPEMLAVGTDLDDPHNGQRLDRRLHERWPAQPAARAAVSIALADLAARELGTPLYRQLGLDPEAVPPTTYTVGIDPPERMAGKARAAVDAGFSQLKVKLGTDDDRTRLEAVREAVPDADLRVDANAAWTPDEAVAALGWLETADVSLLEQPVGAGDREGLRRVTEATPIPVCADESCVTPRDVPRIADACDVVNVKLVKCGGIRPALRLLHAADAHGLSTMLGCMVASNAAIAAAVHLAPLVDYVDLDGALLLDSDPYEGVGLDGDVFDLQTVERGTGVQRNAGFGD; encoded by the coding sequence ATGAACTGGACTGTCCGGCTGTACGACCTCCCGCTTGCGACGCCGTTTGGCATCGCTCGCGGGACCAGCGCGACCAGCGAGACGGTCGTCGTCGAACTCGAACGGGACGACGTGACCGGCGTCGGCGGGGTCGCACCCTCGCCGTACTACGACGAGACGGCCACGAGCGTCGCCGAACTGTTGCCCGAGATGCTCGCGGTCGGTACCGATCTCGACGATCCACACAACGGCCAGCGACTCGACCGCCGCCTCCACGAGCGGTGGCCCGCCCAGCCGGCCGCACGCGCCGCCGTCTCCATCGCACTCGCGGATCTGGCCGCCCGGGAACTCGGGACGCCGCTGTACCGCCAGTTGGGACTGGACCCCGAGGCAGTCCCGCCGACGACCTACACTGTCGGGATCGATCCGCCCGAGCGGATGGCTGGGAAGGCTCGGGCCGCGGTCGACGCCGGCTTCTCGCAGCTGAAAGTGAAACTCGGGACCGACGACGACCGGACGCGTCTGGAAGCGGTCCGCGAGGCGGTCCCCGACGCCGACCTGCGGGTCGACGCCAACGCCGCCTGGACGCCCGACGAGGCCGTCGCCGCGCTGGGCTGGCTGGAGACCGCCGACGTGTCGCTGCTGGAACAGCCCGTCGGTGCGGGCGACCGCGAGGGGTTGCGACGTGTCACCGAGGCGACACCGATCCCGGTCTGTGCCGACGAGTCCTGTGTCACCCCGCGGGACGTCCCACGGATCGCCGACGCCTGCGACGTGGTCAACGTCAAACTCGTCAAGTGTGGGGGGATCCGGCCCGCCCTCCGCCTGTTGCACGCCGCCGACGCACACGGGCTGTCGACGATGCTGGGCTGTATGGTCGCCTCGAACGCCGCTATCGCCGCGGCGGTCCACCTCGCGCCCCTGGTCGATTACGTCGATCTGGACGGCGCGTTGTTGCTCGATTCGGACCCCTACGAGGGGGTGGGGTTGGACGGCGACGTGTTCGACCTGCAGACAGTGGAGCGTGGAACGGGTGTCCAGCGGAACGCAGGCTTTGGCGACTGA
- a CDS encoding gamma carbonic anhydrase family protein, with protein MDSREYEFEGAKPDIHGYAHVSREATLVGDVTIGPNANVWPGAVLRGDVGPVEVGRQTAIGDGAILHASTAGEKVMVGHGAALNDAHVADGALVGFNSTVSDADIGERSIVAMGTVVPPGYEVPSESFVRGSPAQVTPLSETTIDPDEVFEAYSSGDYANLAARHEDLFE; from the coding sequence ATGGACAGTCGCGAGTACGAGTTCGAGGGGGCGAAACCGGACATCCATGGATACGCACACGTCAGCCGCGAGGCGACACTCGTGGGCGATGTCACGATCGGCCCGAACGCGAACGTCTGGCCCGGGGCGGTTCTGCGCGGTGACGTCGGCCCTGTCGAGGTCGGCCGCCAGACGGCGATCGGTGACGGGGCGATCCTTCACGCCTCGACCGCTGGAGAGAAAGTGATGGTCGGACACGGGGCGGCTCTGAACGACGCACACGTCGCCGACGGCGCACTCGTCGGATTCAACTCGACCGTTAGCGACGCCGACATCGGGGAGCGATCGATCGTCGCCATGGGGACGGTGGTTCCGCCGGGCTACGAGGTCCCCTCCGAGTCGTTCGTCCGGGGGAGTCCGGCACAGGTGACACCGCTGTCCGAGACGACGATCGACCCCGACGAAGTGTTCGAGGCGTACTCATCGGGTGACTACGCGAATCTCGCAGCTCGCCACGAGGACCTCTTCGAGTGA
- a CDS encoding Vms1/Ankzf1 family peptidyl-tRNA hydrolase, whose translation MLDRVLGRASLKERIADLEEENHHLERQLAAEEERRAEAATARQRAEERENKLEDRIEELEDRVERHRSGEREMGFRAEERLRRDRLAEVLDRLSSVESGPEGVLTAYVDDEGRVPGAVSTAFGDRAELVSRAAPCLAVADDTGLLSACLSVPNPPEPFAEWGDRVSLERSWFEPSGSYSVALVRSDLFALGEYEGRERTAFHGFDSELKSQHSKGGFSQSRFERLRDQQIDSHLDRCRAAIETVDPDRLYVVGERSVIHEFEGLATVTSAVDATGDPEPALDDAVESFWTVQLRVP comes from the coding sequence ATGCTGGACAGGGTGTTGGGTCGGGCCTCGCTGAAAGAGCGCATCGCCGACCTCGAAGAGGAGAACCACCACCTCGAACGGCAACTTGCGGCCGAAGAGGAGCGGCGGGCCGAAGCAGCGACCGCCCGACAACGCGCCGAAGAGCGCGAGAACAAGCTCGAAGATCGGATCGAGGAACTGGAAGACCGCGTCGAACGCCACCGGAGCGGCGAGCGGGAGATGGGGTTCCGGGCCGAGGAACGGCTCCGGCGAGACCGACTCGCCGAGGTGCTCGATCGACTGTCGAGCGTCGAGAGTGGGCCGGAAGGCGTTCTCACGGCGTACGTCGACGACGAAGGGCGGGTCCCGGGTGCTGTCTCGACGGCGTTCGGCGACCGTGCAGAACTGGTCTCGCGGGCCGCGCCCTGTCTTGCGGTCGCCGACGACACGGGGCTGCTCTCGGCCTGCCTCTCAGTGCCGAACCCGCCGGAGCCGTTCGCCGAGTGGGGCGACCGCGTCAGCCTGGAGCGGTCGTGGTTCGAACCGTCCGGGAGCTACAGCGTGGCGTTGGTTCGTTCGGACCTGTTCGCGCTGGGCGAGTACGAGGGCCGCGAACGGACGGCCTTCCACGGGTTCGACTCCGAACTCAAGAGCCAACACTCGAAAGGCGGGTTCTCGCAGTCCCGGTTCGAGCGGTTGCGCGACCAGCAGATCGACAGCCACCTCGACCGCTGCCGGGCGGCCATCGAAACCGTCGACCCCGACCGGCTCTACGTCGTCGGCGAGCGGTCGGTCATCCACGAGTTCGAAGGGCTCGCGACCGTGACCAGCGCCGTCGACGCGACCGGCGATCCGGAACCCGCACTCGACGACGCCGTCGAGTCGTTCTGGACGGTCCAGTTACGGGTCCCGTAG
- a CDS encoding transcription factor S has protein sequence MQFCDDCGSMMHADGDEMVCQSCGTRAAKDADRAAEFVTTDEQSDDDVIETEEGANFEGKPTANDVTCDECGHGKAWYTIKQTGSADEPPTRFFKCQDCGHRWREYN, from the coding sequence ATGCAGTTCTGCGACGACTGCGGCTCGATGATGCACGCCGACGGCGACGAGATGGTCTGTCAGTCCTGTGGCACACGGGCGGCGAAAGACGCGGACCGCGCCGCCGAGTTCGTCACGACGGACGAACAGAGCGACGACGACGTCATCGAGACCGAGGAGGGCGCGAACTTCGAGGGGAAACCGACGGCCAACGACGTCACCTGCGACGAGTGTGGCCACGGGAAGGCCTGGTATACGATCAAACAGACCGGCTCGGCCGACGAACCGCCGACGAGGTTCTTCAAATGTCAGGACTGTGGCCACCGCTGGCGAGAATATAACTGA
- a CDS encoding DUF7504 family protein, whose protein sequence is MTGPRPGTNVLVLAPSLGEAKRAACLNLLAPGDLDTLDVLRITYSSSPRELVDEWLADHEELPGRMGIIDVGDRAGVGSAGDTDLPEGVFVTDANPNDITGLGMRLNNYLNDVPEESQLVVCFDSLTELLQFADVQSAFKFLHMFTGQLRQVDAVGHFHLDPGAHDDQVISRLKPVFDDAIDQT, encoded by the coding sequence ATGACCGGCCCCCGACCCGGAACGAACGTCCTGGTGCTCGCCCCGTCACTCGGCGAGGCGAAACGTGCGGCCTGCCTGAACCTCCTCGCACCGGGCGACCTCGACACGCTGGACGTCCTCCGTATCACGTACTCGTCATCGCCCCGGGAACTGGTCGACGAGTGGCTGGCCGACCACGAGGAGCTGCCGGGACGGATGGGGATTATCGACGTCGGCGACCGGGCCGGCGTGGGTAGCGCCGGCGACACCGACCTCCCGGAGGGCGTCTTCGTCACCGACGCCAATCCGAACGACATCACCGGTCTCGGGATGCGGTTGAACAACTACCTCAACGACGTCCCCGAGGAGAGCCAGTTGGTGGTCTGTTTCGACTCGCTGACGGAACTGCTCCAGTTCGCCGACGTCCAGTCGGCGTTCAAGTTCCTGCATATGTTCACCGGACAACTCAGACAGGTCGACGCTGTCGGTCACTTCCACCTCGATCCGGGTGCCCACGACGACCAGGTCATCAGCCGGCTCAAGCCCGTCTTCGACGACGCGATCGACCAGACGTAA
- a CDS encoding RAD55 family ATPase — translation MPVPTGTETLDEILDGGLPENRTVLVTGGPGTGKSTLAMQFLQEGLNRGEDCLYISTEQTFDELVDTFDAYPFELDHENLTITSLHATPGQTVDGEGERELILQTLEGGKMLGGDYSAPFESTYITQYLERFAPADRVVLDSVSGLSAIGEDPDVFRRTLLDFIRLLNDEFGATAVFTAEESQPSASQEDVKTVAASDAVQFNTHGVVRLWRENVSGDYHRFLEVVKMRGVDHDTRVHEVSFTETGLRVSPRLRTHPGEFVPSDHMSTGIPGLDQLMGGGIVRGGTLLLEHDGQASPHSILTNLLVRAREDDMAITIVPPVELPPKRLQTIIDERIGDMEELLADDQLFLVDFANIWENTKRNVFKPQEHDTDNPAAVLRTIDDRRGEQPMFTALNVEAQIPVLTDDELRQMRFWEEENLYRPNDTTMYLYNPASLDDELGAFYRNGAWQNLRTWVNEKGLQYIELKKSPSGYMGSTRLVEYVTDEPYMRVQRPPGAGASRVPDEEGNS, via the coding sequence ATGCCGGTCCCTACAGGTACAGAGACGCTCGACGAGATCCTCGACGGCGGACTCCCCGAGAACCGGACCGTCCTGGTCACCGGCGGTCCGGGCACGGGGAAGTCCACGCTCGCGATGCAGTTCCTCCAGGAGGGGCTAAACCGGGGCGAAGACTGTCTCTACATCAGCACGGAGCAGACCTTCGACGAACTGGTCGATACGTTCGACGCGTACCCGTTCGAACTCGACCACGAGAACCTCACGATCACCTCACTACACGCGACACCCGGCCAGACCGTCGACGGCGAGGGTGAGCGGGAACTGATCCTCCAGACCCTCGAAGGCGGGAAGATGCTCGGGGGTGACTACTCCGCGCCCTTCGAGAGCACGTACATCACCCAGTACCTCGAACGGTTCGCGCCCGCGGATCGGGTGGTGCTCGACTCCGTCTCGGGGCTGTCAGCCATCGGCGAGGACCCGGACGTGTTCCGGCGGACGCTGCTGGATTTCATCCGCCTGCTCAACGACGAGTTCGGCGCGACCGCGGTCTTTACGGCCGAGGAGTCCCAGCCCAGCGCTTCCCAGGAAGACGTAAAGACCGTCGCCGCGAGCGACGCGGTCCAGTTCAACACCCACGGCGTCGTCCGTCTCTGGCGTGAGAACGTCAGCGGCGACTACCACCGGTTCCTGGAGGTCGTCAAGATGCGCGGCGTCGACCACGACACGCGCGTCCACGAGGTATCGTTCACCGAAACCGGGCTGCGGGTTTCGCCCCGCCTGCGGACCCATCCCGGCGAGTTCGTCCCGTCGGATCACATGTCGACCGGTATCCCCGGCCTGGACCAGCTCATGGGCGGCGGCATCGTCCGCGGCGGGACCCTCCTGCTGGAACACGACGGCCAGGCCAGCCCCCACTCGATCCTGACGAACCTCCTGGTCCGGGCACGCGAGGACGACATGGCGATCACGATCGTCCCGCCGGTAGAGTTACCCCCGAAACGACTGCAGACCATCATCGACGAGCGGATCGGCGACATGGAGGAGCTGCTGGCCGACGACCAGCTCTTTCTCGTCGACTTCGCGAACATCTGGGAGAACACCAAACGAAACGTGTTCAAGCCACAGGAACACGACACCGACAACCCCGCCGCGGTGTTGCGGACGATCGACGACCGGCGGGGAGAACAGCCGATGTTCACGGCGCTCAACGTCGAGGCACAGATCCCCGTCCTGACCGACGACGAACTCCGACAGATGCGCTTCTGGGAGGAGGAGAACCTGTATCGACCGAACGATACGACGATGTACCTCTACAATCCGGCGTCGCTGGACGACGAACTCGGGGCCTTCTACCGGAACGGCGCCTGGCAGAACCTCCGGACCTGGGTCAACGAGAAGGGGCTCCAGTATATCGAACTCAAGAAGTCCCCAAGCGGGTACATGGGATCGACCCGACTCGTCGAGTACGTCACCGACGAACCGTACATGCGCGTCCAGCGGCCGCCGGGAGCCGGCGCGAGCCGTGTCCCGGACGAGGAGGGCAACTCGTAG
- a CDS encoding RAD55 family ATPase: protein MERIPFGVGQLDSIVNGGAPTGSVVLLSGEAGAGAREFMHTSALINGLAEVDDELFDLYYGTPSADAVLPDEVHYISFTASGSQLTEEMRIAMDDDIVDAGTEGVEFHDLSERYFHISPVPREWYAERTDNIKDLRARHERDDLLGALGILLNDVASGNLVVIDSLSDLVSAMGEEINWADISFLVSGLQKAAHEWGGLILLYVNHDTLSDVRHGQLSDAAHGTMSFAWESGGSTRARTLVIKQFRGVLSEIEDENIVQFETEIGDAGFDISDVRKIR from the coding sequence ATGGAGCGGATTCCGTTCGGTGTCGGGCAACTGGACTCCATCGTCAACGGTGGGGCGCCGACCGGTAGCGTGGTCCTCCTGTCGGGCGAAGCAGGTGCCGGTGCACGTGAGTTCATGCACACCAGCGCCCTCATCAACGGGTTGGCCGAGGTCGACGACGAACTGTTCGACCTCTACTACGGAACGCCGTCGGCCGACGCCGTCCTGCCCGACGAGGTCCACTACATCTCCTTTACTGCCAGTGGCTCACAGCTCACCGAAGAGATGCGTATCGCGATGGACGACGATATCGTCGACGCCGGGACCGAGGGTGTCGAGTTCCACGACCTCTCGGAGCGGTACTTCCACATCAGTCCGGTCCCGCGGGAGTGGTACGCCGAGCGGACGGACAACATCAAAGACCTCCGGGCTCGTCACGAGCGCGACGACCTGCTGGGCGCGCTGGGGATCCTGCTGAACGATGTCGCAAGCGGCAACCTCGTGGTTATCGACTCGCTGTCGGACCTGGTCAGTGCGATGGGTGAGGAGATCAACTGGGCCGACATCAGCTTCCTCGTCTCGGGGCTCCAGAAGGCGGCCCACGAATGGGGTGGACTCATCCTGTTGTACGTCAACCACGACACACTCTCGGATGTCAGACACGGCCAGCTCAGCGACGCCGCCCACGGGACGATGAGTTTCGCCTGGGAGTCCGGTGGCTCGACGCGGGCCCGGACACTCGTCATCAAACAGTTCCGCGGGGTCCTCTCCGAGATCGAGGACGAGAACATCGTCCAGTTCGAGACCGAGATCGGCGACGCGGGCTTCGACATCAGCGATGTCCGGAAAATCCGGTAG
- the thrS gene encoding threonine--tRNA ligase produces MSTVTVTLPDGSTLEMAAGSTVEDVAYEIGPGLGDDTVAGVVDGELVDKHDPIESDVELEIVTPSSDEYLDVLRHSAAHVFAQALQRCYPEATLTIGPWTDDGFYYDVTGVDIDEDDLEAISEEAQEIIEADYEIERELVDREEAFERYEDNPFKQDILETEAAGEDPVSFYEQADFYDLCQGPHVESTGEIGGFALLEMSAAYWRGEEDNETLTRVYGTAFPTEDELDEFLERRRKAQERDHRKIGQEMDLFSIAETTGPGLPLYEPNGKKILNELSDYVAKLNRDAGYDEIETPHVFRTELWKKSGHYENYVDDMFLLDVNDEEYGLKPMNCPGHATIFEQNSWSYRDLPVRYFEDGKVYRKEQRGELSGLSRTWAFTIDDGHLFVRPDQIEEEVLATVDIILDTLDTFNLDYTVQFATRPEKSVGGDEIWEKAESQLASVLDEQEIDYVVEDGDGAFYGPKIDFAFEDALGRHWDGPTVQLDFNMPERFDLSYTGEDNEEHRPVMIHRALYGSYERFFMVLTEHYNGKFPPWLAPEQVRILPVSDDNIPYCEDLAEELDGFRVEIEDRSWTVGRKIQQGHDDRVPYMFIIGDNEEDAGTISVRDRKENEEKDIDLAEFRDHLTTEVDQKRTDVTFFAGR; encoded by the coding sequence ATGAGTACGGTCACGGTTACGCTGCCGGACGGCTCCACGCTAGAGATGGCCGCCGGCAGCACGGTCGAGGATGTCGCCTACGAAATCGGGCCCGGGCTCGGAGACGACACCGTCGCCGGCGTCGTCGACGGCGAACTCGTGGACAAACACGACCCCATCGAGAGCGACGTGGAACTGGAGATCGTCACACCGAGCAGCGACGAGTACCTCGACGTCCTGCGTCACTCGGCCGCCCACGTCTTCGCGCAGGCGCTCCAGCGGTGCTACCCCGAGGCGACACTGACCATCGGACCGTGGACCGACGACGGCTTCTACTACGACGTCACCGGCGTCGACATCGACGAGGACGACCTCGAAGCGATCAGCGAAGAGGCCCAGGAGATCATCGAGGCCGACTACGAGATCGAGCGCGAGCTAGTCGACCGCGAGGAGGCCTTCGAACGCTACGAAGACAACCCGTTCAAACAGGACATCCTGGAGACCGAAGCCGCCGGCGAGGACCCCGTCTCCTTCTACGAACAGGCCGACTTCTACGACCTCTGTCAGGGACCCCACGTCGAGTCGACCGGCGAGATCGGCGGCTTCGCGCTGCTCGAAATGTCGGCGGCGTACTGGCGTGGCGAAGAGGACAACGAGACGCTCACCCGGGTGTACGGCACCGCCTTCCCGACCGAGGACGAACTCGACGAGTTCCTCGAACGGCGACGCAAGGCCCAGGAGCGGGACCACCGCAAGATCGGCCAGGAGATGGACCTGTTCTCGATCGCCGAGACGACGGGACCGGGGCTCCCGCTGTACGAGCCAAACGGCAAGAAGATCCTCAACGAACTCTCCGACTACGTCGCCAAACTCAACCGTGACGCCGGCTACGACGAGATCGAGACCCCACACGTCTTCCGGACCGAACTCTGGAAGAAGTCGGGCCACTACGAGAACTACGTCGACGACATGTTCCTGCTCGACGTCAACGACGAGGAGTACGGCCTCAAACCGATGAACTGCCCGGGCCACGCGACGATCTTCGAGCAGAACTCCTGGTCGTACCGAGACCTCCCGGTCCGGTACTTCGAGGACGGGAAGGTCTACCGGAAAGAGCAACGCGGCGAACTCTCGGGGCTCTCCCGGACCTGGGCCTTTACGATCGACGACGGCCACCTGTTCGTCCGGCCCGACCAGATCGAGGAGGAGGTACTGGCGACCGTCGACATCATCCTCGACACGCTGGATACGTTCAACCTCGATTACACCGTCCAGTTCGCCACCCGGCCCGAGAAGTCCGTCGGCGGCGACGAGATCTGGGAGAAAGCCGAGAGCCAACTGGCGTCGGTGCTGGACGAGCAGGAGATCGACTACGTCGTCGAGGACGGCGACGGGGCCTTCTACGGCCCGAAGATCGACTTCGCCTTCGAGGACGCGCTGGGCCGACACTGGGACGGCCCGACGGTCCAACTGGATTTCAACATGCCCGAGCGGTTCGACCTCTCCTACACCGGCGAGGACAACGAGGAGCACCGCCCGGTGATGATCCACCGCGCGCTGTATGGCTCCTACGAGCGGTTCTTCATGGTGTTGACCGAACACTACAACGGGAAGTTCCCGCCGTGGCTCGCCCCCGAGCAGGTCCGTATCCTCCCGGTGTCCGACGACAACATCCCCTACTGTGAGGACCTCGCCGAAGAGCTCGACGGCTTCCGCGTCGAGATCGAGGACCGCTCCTGGACGGTCGGTCGGAAGATCCAGCAGGGCCACGACGACCGGGTCCCGTACATGTTCATCATCGGCGACAACGAGGAAGACGCCGGGACGATCTCGGTCCGGGACCGCAAGGAAAACGAGGAGAAGGACATCGACCTCGCGGAGTTCCGTGACCACCTGACGACCGAGGTCGACCAGAAGCGCACCGACGTGACCTTCTTCGCCGGGCGGTAG